tggatacttttttctaaattgcaaccaaaaaaatacaaaaagtgatcattattttgcttattatatacagtcatatgaaaaggtttgggcacccctattaatcttaatcatttttagttgtaaatatttgggtgtttgcaacagccatttcagtttgatatatctaataactgatggacacagtaatatttcaggattgaaatgaggtttattgtactaacagaaaatgtgcaatatgcattaaaccaaaatttgaccggagcaaaagtttgggcacccttatcattttattgatttgaatactcctaactactttttactgaagcacaaaattggtttggtaaactcattgagctttgaacttcatagccaggtgtatccaatcatgagaaaaggtatttaaggtgccTAACTTCTAAACTGCCTAAACTACAAATATTGTTCTCAAAGCAGATTACTGGaagcatttcagtttttaagaatTTGTTTGGCGTTTGCCGCGTGTCATACAAAGTATCGAAAACAGgcaccaaacttttttttagacctttctgGACCGAGACAGCTatagctttgaccaatcagaggagacgaaaTCACTGGTATGAACCAATAAGGCTATCATTTTAAACCAATACACAGGCCATACTACTGCAGCTGCCTGATGCTGGCTGTGCTActttaatactaataaaaatgtgaaaatcagtacaaaaaaaaaaaaaaataataataataataaaagaaaaaaatttaaagattaaaaaaaatctgcataaatCAATTCTTCTTTAGCATATAAAGATTTACCAGGGTGTCCAGTCTctttgtaagttataaatgtgtatatcagaTACAGATGAGCATCATCACATATATACTGGTGTAATATCTCAAAAATAAATCTGGATATAATCTATGTATGCCAAAAATGTGCTTAGACTTTCAGCCAAAATACAGTCACACATTGACCTCAGTCATACGTCATACAGTGGCAGAAGCAGTGTAAGCTAGTAGACGTGTTTATGTGGGTTTTAGGTGCTGTATGACGTACAGTTAGTGAGAGTGTGTTGGCGGCTGGGAGCTTCCATTGCTAGTTAGTTACACAGGTCTTTATTTACCAAACTGTTCCTTTAAAGTCGGCACTTTCAGCAGTTTTGGAAACCAGATGATCACCGACCCCCATTAGTGATATTagagttgctgttttttctctattaaaactgttattaatGGAGCAATATGGGGGCTGACATATTACAGTAAACACATATGATGTCACCAGGGTGACCTAGAGGGTCTTCCACCGGGGGCCACTGAGTCAGCTGTGGAGTTTTCTAAGTGGGGCtgtgtgtatttctgtatttgaatGCAATAGGAAACAgagaaaatttaaaatgtaaatgtgtgtgtgtgtatgtgtgtgtgtggggggggggggtcacagGTGTGTACAGTTAGAAGCTCTTTTCATGCATGTCGCTCGTTCTCCACTGCAGCGCTGCAAACCACTCATCTGTGTAGTGTTTATCTGAGCTTGAGCTTTATCTTCCTCCTCCTAATCAGACAGGATAATCAGACTATCAGAAATATTAATCTGGTTGCTATCTTGACATACCAAAAACTAAATTTAGTCTGGAAGTCTAAATATAGACCAATGTGTGTAGACCAGGGTTGAGAAAAACAGTAGTGTGTGAAATGGCACAGTCTGTTTTAACACTGCTTGCATACAGATAAAGGGTTTTCCGATGTAGATGTGAATaatttgcattaatttatttctcTATCTGCATACCTGCTGTAAGTTGTTAACAAATGATTTGTTCCCtaaaaaagaccatttaaaaatacatctttttctcctgaaaagctttCGAAGTTTACTTCTAACCTTCATCCTATTTGAGATCACTAGACTCTGTATTATTTCAAGTTATTTCCTATACTTAACCTGCTTTAATGTCGCTAAAgcttgaaaactttttttttttaaactattaacaGAATTAGAGCTAACATGAAAAATTGGCACTTAataactggtgtgtttttattgcAGTGAGGGAGAGTGGTGGAAAGTGAGCTCTTCATCTACAGGAAGAGAGAGCTACATCCCCAGCAACTACACAGCAAAAGTCTACAACAGGTACAGTTTAACCAACACTACACACGTACACCAAAAATGTGCTCCTGCTCGTCAATTGAGGATCAGTTTCTGtaaaatgacattacattacaatcTAATTATTCATGCACAGAACAGCTACAACATTTAAACCATCCTAGTCTTAGTCTACATTTCCATGCCTCTGTCTCAGATGACAACTTTCACATTAACATCTACGGCATTTAGCTGACTATCTTATTCTGAGTGACTTACATGGTAATTCCTGTCATAGAGTTGGGCCGTTGTAGTTTAAAAAGTTTTGCCAAAGAACTCTAATTGGTTTGGAAGAACATAGTCACCAACACTGGAAACTGAACCCCAGTCTTTCACGTGAGCTCATGGGCAGTTAGTTAGTCTTGATTCAAGAATCGAGTACCAAAAGTCTCGGTCTTGACTTATACTCCAGTAACAGAAGTCTTGCCTTTGACTTAGACTTGAGAACCAAAAGTTGTGGCCTTGACTTAGACTCGCGGACCAGAAGTCTTGACTTATACTCGAGTATCAAAAGTCTCGATCTTTACTTAGACTAGAGTACCAAAAGTCTCGACCTTGACTTATCCTCAAGTATTAAAAGTCTTTGCCTTGACTTAGACTCATGTACCAAAAGTCTCTGCCTTGACTTACACTCAAATATCAGAAGTTTCtgccttgactcagactcgagTACCAAAAGTCTTGGCGTTGACTTAGACTCAAGAACCAAAAGTTTTGGCCTTGAATTAGACTCGACTAGGATAAGTCTaggtcttgacttagactcaaGAACCAAAAGTCTCTGCCTTGAATTAGACCCGAGTATTAAAAGACTTGGCCTTGACTTAGACTCAAATACCAAATGTCACTGCCTTGACTTGGACTAGAGTACCAAAATCTCGGTCCAGACTTGACAAACCATAGTTTGATGTTATGGCTGATaagtattttctttaaataaaaaaaaaatcagaaagtcAAACATTGGTCTCAGTAATACGTCATACAGTTTCAGAAACAGTAGACGTAAGCTAGAGCTAGCAGACGTGTTTATGTGGGTTTTAGGTGCTGTATGACGTACAGTTAGTTAGAGTGTGTTGGCAGCTGTGAGCTTCCATTGCTGGTTATTTACACAGGCCTTTATTCACCAAACTATTCCTTTAAAGTTGGCAGTTTCAGCAGGTTTGGAAACCAAATTATCACTGACCCCCTCATTAATActagttttgctgttttttttctccattaaaacgGTTATTAATGGAGTCATTTTCCAGACACAGCAATATCTCTGTTTATATTACAGTGCTGACACGGGGGCTGACATATTACAGTAATCACATATGATGTCACCTGGGTGATCTAGAGGGTCTTCCACCGGGGGGCACTGAGTCAGCTGTGGAGTTTTCTAAGTGGGGCtgtgtgtatttctgtatttaaatgCAATATGAAACAGGGGTAACATGtaaatgcctgtgtgtgtgtgggggggagggggtggtgtCACAGGTGTGTACAGTTAGAAGCTCTTTCCATGCATGTCGCTCGTTCTCCACTGCAGTGTGCAAACCACTCATCTGTGTAGTGTTTATCTGAGCTtgatctttctctccctcctcctctttTCCTTCATCATCCCCCTGATtaattctcactttctctcataaagtcgtctctctctctctttctttatcttttttttcctcaCTATTGTTGTGAGAGCAGTGTGAGATGGGTTTTTAGATATGGTTACTAAAAACagtgtattattatatttttaaattgtaagtaactgtgtgtgtgtgtgtgtgtgtttgtgcaggtgGCAGTTTGTAGGCCTCGGCAGGCAAAAGTCAGAAGAACTGCTTCTCCTACCATATAACCAGGTTGGCTCCTTTCTcatcagagagagtgagacagaagaaggtaagtcacacacacagacacacacacacagacacacacagacacacacactaagtAGTTAATTTTCCATACTATATAAATATGAATCTATATGAACGGTGTTCTAAAGAATATATACCAGAAATGTACAtactagctatatatatatatatatatatatatatatatataaataatgttgcAAGgaatacatctaaaaaaaaaaaaaaaaacacacacacacacataaatggtGCAACATGAAATTTATACAAACATTTTTCCGTTTtatctatataaaataaacagtgttcTATGGAAAATATACAAGCAATTTTCCATACTGTCTATATAAATTGTGGTCTATGATATACACACAAGCATTTTTCCAtactatttatataaaataaacagtgttcTGTGGAATATATACAAGCAGTGTTCCATACTATCTATATAAATAGTGTTCTATAGAATACACACAAGCAATTTTCCATACCATCTATGTAAACGGTGTTCCATGgaaatttatacaaaaaaattccATACTATCCAATAAACTTTATTCTATGGAATTTCCATATTATCTATATAAATTGTGTTCTATGGGTTACACACAAACAATTTTCCATACTATCGATATAGATAGTTTTGCTTGGAATACACACAAGCATGTATGGAATTGGTATGCTATTTTTCCATACTATAACTGGTGTTCCATGGAATGTATAGAAAACATTTTCCACACTGTTGCATAATTTACCACACCAtgactgagataaaaaaaacaaaactatctGACTGACTTTCAAAGTCAATTCAAAGTCAAATGAAAATCGTGATCTTTACAAACAAAAGCTGCCAGAGGGAAACCTGTAAAgaatgtggcagtgattttcatattttacacttttccttttatttaactgaaatacaaggaggttatgtttgcatACTATGCTTActattcattatatattaaaaaaataataataataataaatacaattaatgtaaaataatcaaTAGTTTGCACATCACTTTgaatggtgctgtctgtttacaaataaaaacagtgaAACTGGGAAAAATCACAATTGTAATcgagaattgctcatatatttaaagaattgaattttttttttattacaatattgcCCAGTTCTAATATAAAGAGTAAACTACATAATTCATATCCATATGAATGACTAACTAAATAAGCAACTACTTGTGCATTTAGTTTGATTGAGGGTCGTCATTCAATGacagtataaaaacaaaaaatgtaaacaaaatcataACTGAATCAAAActcaactttctctctctctgtctgtctgtctgtctgtctctctctctcctccttttaCAGGATGTCACACACTCTCAGTTCTTAAGAGTTCTAGGCTGGAGCGCCGCTCTGTTAAACACTACCGAATCCACCGCATCGAAAACGGCTGGCACTACATTTCCCCCCGGCTCACCTTCCCCACTCTGGCTCATCTCGTCGAGCACTACACGGGTAAGCACGCCCACGCTGCACATTTACTGTAAACCAGCATGTGGATATGCAGACTGGGGGAAATTATTTCACCTCCACATCTGTGAATACATTTTAGTCATGAGTAACAGGGGAAAAAAAGAATCAAAAAGAagctttttgatgtttttttactcaaaaatttgagtaaaaaaaaaaaaaattgtttaagtgttagtgtttgtgaggctaatgaaagtgtgtgtgtgttgtttgtgtgtgctttTTGGACAGAAGTGTCTGAAGGCTTGTGCTGTTTGCTGAGAGAACCCTGCTATATTCAAGGCTCCAATAACGTTCCGGTGTTAAGCGGTCCTCCTCCTGTAGCAGTCAGGAAGCCCACTCTCAACTGGAAAGATGTCAACAGGTCAGTATGAGTGTAGAGAGTAAAATACGCTCTACGAGTATTACTCTCAGCATTACAGGAAGTGGATCCCAGTCTGAGCTTTTCATAATAGAACACCACAAGAACTTTTAAGAGCACATAgaggcatttaatggtcttaaaatgacaaaaatataatttatcacaattatttctgagacgatatattgtccacaaaagaTATTTTTACTTGAATATTCTGTTCAACCTTAAAACCGGAAGACCTGAAGCCTGTGTTtcgccacagcagcatttaaggcgaaacagtaaattagcagcatttaagacgGAATGGTAAATTCGAACATTTTAATAGTTAGGTATTTACTTAAGttaataaagtgtatttattaAAGCTAGATAACTGCTACTAACAGGTATTGCTGTGGCTTGTGCTACTGTAATAAATACATAAGCAACATGACCAATAATATGAGTGAGGCTGACAGACAAAAGGGAAAAAGGAATGATACAGTCCACTTTAGGGGTGTGTGAAATTGCATTACAAGATTTTTCCAGGCATAAATATGTAATAATTCTTATAATATTAAACTTTTTAGGTAAGAAGAACTGTTTATAAATGTATCTATGGTTTTAACCCCTTTTGGCCTTAATTAGGGGGTCAGATCCCCTCAATTCCCCTCGTAATTCGCACCCGTGTTCCCAATCCATCCGCTGAGGTAAACACTTcacgatcaatttacatactgctatccaatGACTTTGGGCATGTCAGAGTAAATATCAAGCTAAAACTAGCAACAAAATATGCAAAATGACTTAACTATGTTATTATACATaatgtgattggctaaaaggcattttatgagtgccattatcagccagtaatgcactgtacctGTGTaatctccatgtattactgcaCCACATACAGGTATTCTAGCAATGATtcagtgcttacaagccaaacagcgcacctacaaacagagcagctacaaacagagcagcaatagaacttTTTTAACTtgcagtgtttataaccaaacagatcatattttctcactgTCTTtacctcaaaatctttcaataaacattgATAATGAATCTggggtataatcacaataaaacacctgaggtttgtgctataacgtgtaatatcgGCACTGCTGCGTTGATCTTCGACAGTGCcgatattacacattataacactccttctcgtgtattattgcttagctGAGTGTCACACGACATTTACTGATACTCTTAATGAgctttatcatttaaaaatataaatataattctgtCTAATAAGCGTAAAATGCATTGTTAGTTGCAGTGACATTACGGAATTCTAACTCTAATAAGTTGCCTaataatgctgccttcaagtttACCTCATAACCACTACTAGGTCTACTTAGAATGAAAAATTTGGAGTTATTCCAAATTTGCCTAGCCATTCAAATGTATTTATCAAAAATTAAAGGTAGCAAACATCCCAGTTCCTGAATTCCCAGTTCCTGAGTGAAAATCCTGCATGTTACACGAGTCTAACTGTCACTGTCTTCCTCTTTGTAGGTCCATGATCTTCGGGCCTCAGAAGGAAGGTATGGAAGAATCACTGGTCAGTGAGGGCCTAAAGGAAGCCATCAACTCCTACCTGTACATGACCGAGGAGTGTGGGGAGTGTGGGGAATGTAGTGGGAACTGGGACACGTGAGATGACTGCAGGACTTACAGTCAGTAAGGAAAAAGAGAATATGCAGAGGACTGAGCTGATGCACGATACTGCTACTGCCAGTCCTTACAGCACCTGAAAGACATCGACAAGCTGTGGAGTCGTGGAGCTATGAAGCCTGAACATGAAGACTCTGAGCTTAGCATCTAAGCCATGGCACTAGGCAAGTGATCATGGGGAATGTACCAGTCTGACTAAAAAAAGACTGGACCAAACAATGGACCAAACAATGGCCCAACCAATGGAGCCCTGCGATCCTGCAAAGGCATCAGTCTATTCAGCGGCATCAGTAATTATCTTTCATCACTGTTCTTCCAGTGTGGGCGCTGGAGATGTTCGCGTCACGCATTTGTGTGTGGACTTTTTCCTTGGAGGCATGAAGGAAAGAAATCAGCAGAAAGAACGagagaatcagaaagagagagaacgaaagagtaGGCTTCGTAAGTGGGAGGGGGAAAGCAGCTGGTTTGGGCGAGTGCCTGTTTCCGCTTGCACACATCTGGAGCTAAAACGCTCATCACAGAgatcaaaaactaaaaaaaagactgAGAACTTCTTCAAATGCAGCTTTtcttatttcaataaaaaaaatttcaccaaaGATTTGATTCATGTTGGATTGAACGGACGAATCTCATTTGATGCTTTGTAAGCTTTGTGAATACAGAACTTTTGTAAATCCTCTCTGTactttatacaaaaatataaaatgttagtTCTGTTTTTATGACACACTGTGCTGATAAAAGTTGCTTGAAAGGGTGAAACCATATCCTGGTCTTCTTTACCTTTGCAATTCATGTGAAAAAGAATGCCTGCGGTTCAGGAAgtgaagtgtttgtgtgtgtgtgtgagagagagagagagagagagagagagaaagagagacagaaagaaagctAGTGCCTGATTGTAGTACACCACTTTATTTCAAATAGTAGCTTTTGTGTAACATGACTAAGAGCCTCCTGCATTGTTTTGCTTCTATTCACATTACCAGTCTGAAGAGATTCAAATTCGATTATTTGCTTTAACTCATAAGAGCACACAAAGTTCAGAATTTTTTAATGCAAAATCCAAAATTTAATTGGTTAAATTAAGtgagcagtaggggtgggcaatatggccctaaaataatatcacgatatttcatggcattttcgtgataacgatactcttggcgatattacaaaacactaaatttaaaaaatgattttaagaatacactactgtacaaaatgaaaatttaattatattattgcatatgatatgatatggcacacccctagctgagatattacaaaatacaagaattttattagatttgtaacagaagtcaatgatccagaatgtcatgatactaataatacactccaaatatctccatttattTAGTAAATGTATTTAGTAGATGTCTTTAGTAGATGTatgatgggaaatgagaacagtgtgaatttttcttttgctaaaaacagtaaaaaagtagtaccctgatatcataattaggggtgggagataaggcacgatatttcagggaataatatcgctcacgatattaaaaaatgctggcgatattattgcgtaccatacgatatggcacacccctagtgagcAGCACAGTcatgtgtatttgtattttattaaagaGGGCATCCAACAGGAAAATATCAAATGACAACAATttgatagtatttttttttatttatagtagaAATCATGTCTACTTTAATGAAAACTATGGCAATAAATATTTGTTAAATTACCTGTTTTTCATAACAAAAGCGAGATgagaactaaataaaattaatatgtgAAAAAAACTGTCTTTGTAAAGTACAGCCACAGATAACTAGTGACTTTACACACCAGCTACACACTGCTGTTACTGGACTGAATGAGTTTAAACAATAGTGAAACAGTAGTGAAACTAATAAAAGCATAGTCTAGTCTAAAAGCCAGTATTGTAAGTATAAATCTGTACAGCAGTAGAAGTGTGCAATTTCAAACACTGCTTAGCTCAGTTGCTTTAATCCatttaatgttagcataatttaaatgtattaaaacttaaaggctattgtttaaataaatactaGCAATAATCTCAAATTAATAACAAAACTTAAACAGGACAAAATacgtaatacatactttttactttaattttttagaCTAAAACTattaactaaataactgaaatggGAATAAAACGATTATACATCTTGGTCAATAGACATGCCTGCACAAGGCATGtaacgatgctcattgctatctttacaCCTTGCCTAAATTTGTTAGCATGTAAAATAATGTGAACAGTCAGATCAGATTTTATGCTTCTGTGTAAACACACTCAGTGCAGTGCAATGCAAAAAACTGACTCTTCCTGTGCATGTGAACTACACAGCAGTATGATACAACAACAGATAAAACACAAATCCTGTTTTTTCTGTTCACAAGGGCATAATAATATTAAGTTGCTTAAAGGAACAAcaccaggtaaaaaaaatattgtagcacaaaaaaatactgatttaacTTTTGAATCAACAATGACACACCCTGACATACCCTGTACTGGCAAACTAACTGGATAAACCTATACTTATATAatctatagatgtttttttttattgttttacatccTTACTGAGTTGGCTAAACTTGACCAAGCTCCATTTAACTAGTGACTAGTGTGGTTGAACTAGTGGTTAAGGCGTAGTGGTGGTCCTTACTATTTCTGCTGGTGAACCAGCATGCTCATGCCATTTctgttggtcaaccagcatggtcataTTATTCATGTTGGTAAACCACTTTAGCCGTATTGGTGGACCAGCATGGTCATGCTAATCCTCCTTGTAGGCCTGTGTGGACAAACAGTTATGCTAGGCAACTTTGGTAATGTTAATCGAGCAGCAGACTGGTCATACATTAAAACATTCTCTCTGCAATTTAAGATTATATTAATACTTAAAAACATTTGGGGAAACTGTGCCTGGATCAGTTGATTATAAAGTAGGGGCAGTGACACGCAGCCCATGCCTGAAACGTCACAGCTGGTCTgaaactagtgctggacgatatggccaaaatttatatcacgatatattccttaaatttcggtcgatacgatataatttcgatatcgataaatactttgaaggcctcagaaaaagaatccctgcaatctctgcagcttgcactgcaaatttaaattattatttaactgtgtatttgcactttttgtatcaatctatctaatggaaatctgtacctactactgtatgaaaatgtttaagtctttgaaacatcctttcacaaaaactttaatactttagaaataaaagtagtcaaaataaatgaatgctcaattttatttgcatatagcaaaataataacatgacatccctgtcaaacataagcctatataactattacaaataaaaataactttaaatgacaacagaggcagagcttcttattcattgtaaacaaatttaacagattaaaacaaaagtgttttaactaggatatataatacaagaagcctttatatacataaaagcaacaagattttcccgtcaaataaacaaacctataggatttttcaactataaataacttagtgacaacataatctattaaagtgcttcagccagaatacaagaggtattcaacatgatatcaacggcaaataaacaaacctaaaggattcataaactttaaataacttagtttcaacataatctattaaagtgctttagtcagaatacaagaggtattcaacatgatatccacgtcaaataaccaaacctaaaggattcataaactttaaataacttagtttcaacataatctattaaagtgctttagtcagtataaggaaaatattgtatgtagtgaagatgcttgaggtggtggaacagattagatgtattaacgttacgcggctgggcgagcggagccgcggatgagcgagcggaggcgcggatgagcgagcggacccgcggctgggcgagcggagccgcggatgagcgagcggaggcacggatgagcgagcggacccgcggctgggcgagcggagccgcggatgagcgagcggaggcacggatgagcgagcggacccgcggctgggccagcggagccgcggatgagcaagcgg
The Astyanax mexicanus isolate ESR-SI-001 chromosome 13, AstMex3_surface, whole genome shotgun sequence DNA segment above includes these coding regions:
- the sla2b gene encoding src-like-adapter 2 isoform X1 → MGTWPSKGRSRRAQRAALLSQDQPTEPHTIDNGRYVVVALYDYPSGGPSEYNIRVGERLNVLSDEGEWWKVSSSSTGRESYIPSNYTAKVYNRWQFVGLGRQKSEELLLLPYNQVGSFLIRESETEEGCHTLSVLKSSRLERRSVKHYRIHRIENGWHYISPRLTFPTLAHLVEHYTEVSEGLCCLLREPCYIQGSNNVPVLSGPPPVAVRKPTLNWKDVNRSMIFGPQKEGMEESLVSEGLKEAINSYLYMTEECGECGECSGNWDT
- the sla2b gene encoding src-like-adapter 2 isoform X2, whose product is MGTWPSKGRSRRAQRAALLSQDQPTEPHTIDNGRYVVVALYDYPSGGPSEYNIRVGERLNVLSDEGEWWKVSSSSTGRESYIPSNYTAKVYNRWQFVGLGRQKSEELLLLPYNQVGSFLIRESETEEGCHTLSVLKSSRLERRSVKHYRIHRIENGWHYISPRLTFPTLAHLVEHYTVSEGLCCLLREPCYIQGSNNVPVLSGPPPVAVRKPTLNWKDVNRSMIFGPQKEGMEESLVSEGLKEAINSYLYMTEECGECGECSGNWDT